A stretch of the Esox lucius isolate fEsoLuc1 chromosome 2, fEsoLuc1.pri, whole genome shotgun sequence genome encodes the following:
- the amigo3 gene encoding amphoterin-induced protein 3 isoform X2 — protein MLCSQGVAAIPLVLNTLFAVLLLLQQLAGVVAEVGVSVTEDPVLAEAGVSEGEIGADTGNTESLVRDSSCPKGCLCCSDILSCANQELKTLPFELPPYTTTLDLNHNHLMELKEGSFATLHRLESLRLAHNSLKYLEAGTFQNSSALRQLDLSSNQLDKVEVHYFLELTGLEELLLFNNRIVRVESKALAVLGNLRKAYISHNRLTDFPFFSIQEHSHPFLAIMDLSSNSMSKLPLVEIETLPVALQRGLYLHNNTLICECEMYNMFRRWERKGFPSVRDFREEHTCLVYGERKASVKFFQHRRFLEVNLNCSSMAAALVAEPESSLLAYVGEAVVLDCHTTLSGQHLTHLWVSPHHGAGAPPENNGTLRMHPNGSLEIVSAQAEDSGVYWCKVFDATKRNESWEVNVTVLMRKDDTEPFNTGFTTLIGCVTTLVLVIMYLYLTPCRCWCRRRPPRPGVHSPANDQCSAQSSILTATPPATTEGPGRKM, from the exons ATGCTCTGCTCTCAGGGCGTGGCTGCAATCCCTCTGGTGCTGAACACTCTCTTTGCAGTTCTCCTGCTGCTGCAGCAGCTAGCTGGGGTCGTGGCTGAGGTTGGGGTCAGCGTCACTGAGGATCCGGTTTTGGCTGAGGCCGGGGTTAGTGAGGGCGAGATCGGGGCTGACACTGGGAATACTGAGTCCCTGGTCAGGGACAGCAGCTGTCCCAAGGGCTGCCTGTGTTGCTCAGACATCCTCAGCTGCGCCAACCAGGAACTTAAGACGTTGCCCTTTGAGCTGCCCCCATACACCACCACCCTCGACCTCAACCACAACCACCTGATGGAGCTGAAAGAAGGAAGCTTCGCCACGCTGCATCGTCTGGAGTCCCTCCGGTTGGCCCACAACAGTCTGAAATACCTCGAAGCCGGAACTTTCCAGAACAGCAGCGCGCTACGACAACTGGACCTTTCGTCTAATCAGCTGGATAAGGTGGAGGTTCACTACTTCCTGGAGCTGACAGGATTGGAGGAGCTGCTGCTCTTCAACAACCGCATTGTACGTGTGGAGAGCAAGGCTTTGGCAGTGCTAGGAAACCTGCGCAAGGCCTACATCAGCCACAATCGCCTCACAGACTTCCCCTTCTTCTCCATCCAGGAGCACAGCCACCCCTTTTTGGCCATCATGGATCTGTCCTCCAACAGCATGTCAAAACTCCCCCTGGTGGAAATAGAAACCCTGCCGGTCGCCTTGCAGAGAGGACTCTACCTCCACAACAATACGCTGATCTGCGAGTGCGAGATGTACAACATGTTCCGGCGCTGGGAACGGAAAGGATTCCCCTCAGTCAGGGACTTCCGGGAGGAGCACACATGCCTGGTGTACGGGGAACGCAAGGCCTCCGTAAAGTTCTTCCAGCACAGGCGCTTTTTGGAAGTGAACTTGAACTGTAGTTCCATGGCGGCCGCATTAGTGGCTGAGCCAGAGAGCAGTCTGCTAGCCTACGTAGGCGAAGCCGTGGTTCTGGACTGTCACACCACGCTAAGTGGACAACACCTAACGCACCTGTGGGTGTCGCCACATCACGGGGCCGGGGCGCCGCCAGAGAACAACGGCACCCTCCGCATGCACCCCAACGGCAGCCTGGAGATCGTGTCGGCGCAGGCCGAGGACTCCGGCGTCTACTGGTGCAAGGTTTTCGACGCGACCAAGCGCAACGAGTCCTGGGAGGTCAACGTGACGGTGCTGATGCGAAAAGACGACACGGAGCCCTTCAACACAGGCTTCACCACCCTGATTGGGTGCGTCACCACCCTGGTGCTGGTCATCATGTACCTCTACCTGACGCCGTGCCGCTGCTGGTGTCGCAGGAGGCCCCCCCGGCCAGGCGTCCACAGTCCGGCCAACGACCAGTGCAGCGCCCAGTCCTCGATCCTCACCGCCACCCCGCCCGCCACCACGGAGGGCCCGGGCCGCAAG ATGTGA
- the amigo3 gene encoding amphoterin-induced protein 3 isoform X1, giving the protein MLCSQGVAAIPLVLNTLFAVLLLLQQLAGVVAEVGVSVTEDPVLAEAGVSEGEIGADTGNTESLVRDSSCPKGCLCCSDILSCANQELKTLPFELPPYTTTLDLNHNHLMELKEGSFATLHRLESLRLAHNSLKYLEAGTFQNSSALRQLDLSSNQLDKVEVHYFLELTGLEELLLFNNRIVRVESKALAVLGNLRKAYISHNRLTDFPFFSIQEHSHPFLAIMDLSSNSMSKLPLVEIETLPVALQRGLYLHNNTLICECEMYNMFRRWERKGFPSVRDFREEHTCLVYGERKASVKFFQHRRFLEVNLNCSSMAAALVAEPESSLLAYVGEAVVLDCHTTLSGQHLTHLWVSPHHGAGAPPENNGTLRMHPNGSLEIVSAQAEDSGVYWCKVFDATKRNESWEVNVTVLMRKDDTEPFNTGFTTLIGCVTTLVLVIMYLYLTPCRCWCRRRPPRPGVHSPANDQCSAQSSILTATPPATTEGPGRKVSNNKHVVFLEPIKEVQNGRLRAAGGMLPPISVLGHLGRPKRGDTDSVTSVFSDSPIVP; this is encoded by the coding sequence ATGCTCTGCTCTCAGGGCGTGGCTGCAATCCCTCTGGTGCTGAACACTCTCTTTGCAGTTCTCCTGCTGCTGCAGCAGCTAGCTGGGGTCGTGGCTGAGGTTGGGGTCAGCGTCACTGAGGATCCGGTTTTGGCTGAGGCCGGGGTTAGTGAGGGCGAGATCGGGGCTGACACTGGGAATACTGAGTCCCTGGTCAGGGACAGCAGCTGTCCCAAGGGCTGCCTGTGTTGCTCAGACATCCTCAGCTGCGCCAACCAGGAACTTAAGACGTTGCCCTTTGAGCTGCCCCCATACACCACCACCCTCGACCTCAACCACAACCACCTGATGGAGCTGAAAGAAGGAAGCTTCGCCACGCTGCATCGTCTGGAGTCCCTCCGGTTGGCCCACAACAGTCTGAAATACCTCGAAGCCGGAACTTTCCAGAACAGCAGCGCGCTACGACAACTGGACCTTTCGTCTAATCAGCTGGATAAGGTGGAGGTTCACTACTTCCTGGAGCTGACAGGATTGGAGGAGCTGCTGCTCTTCAACAACCGCATTGTACGTGTGGAGAGCAAGGCTTTGGCAGTGCTAGGAAACCTGCGCAAGGCCTACATCAGCCACAATCGCCTCACAGACTTCCCCTTCTTCTCCATCCAGGAGCACAGCCACCCCTTTTTGGCCATCATGGATCTGTCCTCCAACAGCATGTCAAAACTCCCCCTGGTGGAAATAGAAACCCTGCCGGTCGCCTTGCAGAGAGGACTCTACCTCCACAACAATACGCTGATCTGCGAGTGCGAGATGTACAACATGTTCCGGCGCTGGGAACGGAAAGGATTCCCCTCAGTCAGGGACTTCCGGGAGGAGCACACATGCCTGGTGTACGGGGAACGCAAGGCCTCCGTAAAGTTCTTCCAGCACAGGCGCTTTTTGGAAGTGAACTTGAACTGTAGTTCCATGGCGGCCGCATTAGTGGCTGAGCCAGAGAGCAGTCTGCTAGCCTACGTAGGCGAAGCCGTGGTTCTGGACTGTCACACCACGCTAAGTGGACAACACCTAACGCACCTGTGGGTGTCGCCACATCACGGGGCCGGGGCGCCGCCAGAGAACAACGGCACCCTCCGCATGCACCCCAACGGCAGCCTGGAGATCGTGTCGGCGCAGGCCGAGGACTCCGGCGTCTACTGGTGCAAGGTTTTCGACGCGACCAAGCGCAACGAGTCCTGGGAGGTCAACGTGACGGTGCTGATGCGAAAAGACGACACGGAGCCCTTCAACACAGGCTTCACCACCCTGATTGGGTGCGTCACCACCCTGGTGCTGGTCATCATGTACCTCTACCTGACGCCGTGCCGCTGCTGGTGTCGCAGGAGGCCCCCCCGGCCAGGCGTCCACAGTCCGGCCAACGACCAGTGCAGCGCCCAGTCCTCGATCCTCACCGCCACCCCGCCCGCCACCACGGAGGGCCCGGGCCGCAAGGTCAGTAACAACAAGCATGTGGTGTTTCTGGAGCCCATCAAAGAGGTGCAGAATGGCCGGCTGAGGGCGGCCGGGGGCATGCTGCCCCCCATCTCAGTTTTGGGGCACCTGGGGCGCCCCAAGCGGGGCGACACAGACTCTGTCACTTCAGTCTTCTCAGACTCACCCATCGTGCCGtag